CCGAACAGGAGCGAGGTGACCTGCGTCGCGTAGCTCGTATAGAAATGCAGGAACAGCAGCCCGCAGCCGAGCGCGACCGACAGGGTCACGCCGATCGCGACGTCGCGGCCCGCGAGCCGCTCGCCGAGCGCGCCCATCCCGATGCCGGCGGCGAGCGTGAAGCCGAGCATCCCCCAGATCGGCGAAAGGCCAAACAGCGCCGCGCCCGTCGCGCCGGTGAAGCCGACGTGCGACAGCGCATGGCCCGCGAACGTCTGTCCGCGCAGCACGAGGAAGTAGCCGACGATGCCCGCGAGCACGGCGACGATCCCCGCCGCCGCGAACGCGTTGATCATGAATTCGTATTCAAACATCGTGTGAGTGCCCGCCGCCGTGTGAGTGCGCATGCCCGTGGCCGTGCGCGTGGCCGTGCGCGTGGCCGTGCGCGTGGCCATGCCCGTGACCATGATCGTGGTCGTGCTCGTCCTCGTGTCCGTGATCGTGCTTCTCGACTTCGACGTCGCCGGACATCACGAAGATGCGCCCGTTCACGCGCATCACGTCGATCGGCGAGCCGTACAGGCGCGACAGCACGGGCTTCGTGATCACTTCGTCGACGGTGCCGAGCGCCGCGACGCCGTTGCCGAGATACAGCACGCGGTCGAGCGCGTTCAGGAGCGGATTGAGCTCGTGCGCGGAAAACAGCACGGTGATGCCGAGCTCGCGCTGCACGCGCCGAACGAGCTCGACGACGCCGCGCTGATGGTTCGGATCGAGGCTGATGAGCGGCTCGTCGAGCAGCAGCAGCTTCGGCGCGCCGAGCAGGCATTGCGCGAGCAGCAGGCGCTGGCGCTCGCCGCCGGAGAGCTCGGACAGCGGGCGCGTCGCGAGCGCGCTCGCGCCGACGAGATCGAGCACGCGATCGACGTCGGCCGCGACCGCGGCGCTCGCGCGCGGCAGCCCCCAGCGGTGGCCGTCCGCCGCCATCGCGACGAAATCGCGGCCGCGCACGCGCCGCCCGGCGAGCGCGCTGCGGATCTGCGGCATGTAACCGATCGCCGCATTGCCGCGCGCCACGGGCTCGCCCGCGACGCGAATCACGCCGGACTGCGCCGGCACGAGGCCGAGCACGGCGCGCATCAGCGTCGTCTTGCCCGCGCCGTTCGGCCCGAGCACGCCGACGAATTCGCCCGATTCGACGGCGAAGCTCACGTCGCGCAGGATCGTGCGGCCGCCGAGCGCGAGCGTCACGTGATCGAGTTCGAGCGCATGCATGGGGTGGGTCATGTCGTTGCTGTCGTGAAACGTTCGTTACGGGCGCTGCCCGAGCGCCGCCGCGAGCGCGTCGAGCTGTGCGAGCATCCATTGCTGGAAGGTCTTGCCGGCGGGTTGCGTCTCGGTGACGCTCACGGTCGGCACGCGCGCGTCCTGCGCGAGCTTGAGCATGCGCTTCGTCATCGGCTCGACCGCCTGGCTGTTGTAGATCAGCACGCGCACCTGGCGCTTCTTCAGATCGTTCTCGAACGCGGCGATGTCGGCCGGGCTCGCCTCGGTGTCGTTCATCGCCGCGAGCTGGAAGCGCTGGTTGCGCATGTCGAGCCCGATCGCGTCGGCCATGTAGCCGAACACGGGCTCCGTCGCGGTCACGCTCGCGCCCTTGTAGCGCGCGCGCAGCTCGGCCAGCTTCGCGTCGATCGGCTTCATCGACGCGACGAACTTCGCGAGATTCGCGTCGTACTCGGCCTTGTGCGCGGGGTCCGCGGAGCCGAGGGCCGCGGCGAGCGCGCGCGCCGCGGCGGGCATCGTCGCCGGGTCGTACCACAGGTGCGGGTTGTCGCCCGCCTTCTTGCCGACGAGCTCGGCGACGACGATGGTCGCGCGCTTCGCATTCCTCGACGCGGCCAGCAGCGTCGCCATCCACGGATCGTAGTCGGCGCCGTTGTAGATCACGAGATCCGCGTGCTGCAGCTCGCGCGCGACCTTCGGGCTCGCCTCGAACAGGTGCGGGTCCTGATCGGGATTGCTGAGCACGCTCGACACG
Above is a window of Burkholderia thailandensis E264 DNA encoding:
- a CDS encoding ABC transporter ATP-binding protein, giving the protein MHALELDHVTLALGGRTILRDVSFAVESGEFVGVLGPNGAGKTTLMRAVLGLVPAQSGVIRVAGEPVARGNAAIGYMPQIRSALAGRRVRGRDFVAMAADGHRWGLPRASAAVAADVDRVLDLVGASALATRPLSELSGGERQRLLLAQCLLGAPKLLLLDEPLISLDPNHQRGVVELVRRVQRELGITVLFSAHELNPLLNALDRVLYLGNGVAALGTVDEVITKPVLSRLYGSPIDVMRVNGRIFVMSGDVEVEKHDHGHEDEHDHDHGHGHGHAHGHAHGHAHGHGHAHSHGGGHSHDV
- a CDS encoding metal ABC transporter solute-binding protein, Zn/Mn family, which translates into the protein MSLAATLRAPLRTFASSPRAPRPALELHASPLLRAARTLAAGIAALALTSAAFAQNAALKIVAAENFYGDVAKQIGGARVAVSSVLSNPDQDPHLFEASPKVARELQHADLVIYNGADYDPWMATLLAASRNAKRATIVVAELVGKKAGDNPHLWYDPATMPAAARALAAALGSADPAHKAEYDANLAKFVASMKPIDAKLAELRARYKGASVTATEPVFGYMADAIGLDMRNQRFQLAAMNDTEASPADIAAFENDLKKRQVRVLIYNSQAVEPMTKRMLKLAQDARVPTVSVTETQPAGKTFQQWMLAQLDALAAALGQRP